One segment of Patulibacter sp. SYSU D01012 DNA contains the following:
- a CDS encoding ATP-dependent Clp protease proteolytic subunit, with translation MPHRLALPPSARRPAARAGDAPDPGRPQESGGAVAPDLRAVDPFLRLLDQRALFLSGPIDGALSDRLVAQLLHLDAEDPTRDITLYINSPGGEVYASLAIYDALQYVHADVRTICCGIAMSGGSVVLCGGAPGKRAALPNSRILIHQPHGGVQGQTADVEIQAREMLWMRERIEELYVEHTGQPRERVHRDVERDRFLSPRDALDYGLIDEIVARRPA, from the coding sequence GTGCCGCACCGCCTCGCCCTGCCCCCGTCCGCCCGCCGACCCGCCGCCCGCGCCGGGGACGCGCCCGACCCCGGCCGCCCGCAGGAGTCGGGCGGCGCGGTCGCGCCCGACCTGCGCGCCGTCGACCCGTTCCTGCGGCTGCTCGACCAGCGCGCGCTCTTCCTCAGCGGCCCGATCGACGGCGCGCTCTCCGACCGCCTGGTCGCCCAGCTCCTGCACCTCGACGCCGAGGACCCGACCCGCGACATCACGCTCTACATCAACTCGCCGGGCGGCGAGGTGTACGCGAGCCTGGCGATCTACGACGCGCTGCAATACGTGCACGCCGACGTGCGGACCATCTGCTGCGGCATCGCGATGTCGGGCGGCTCCGTCGTGCTGTGCGGTGGCGCGCCGGGCAAGCGGGCCGCCCTGCCGAACAGCCGGATCCTCATCCACCAGCCCCACGGCGGGGTGCAGGGGCAGACGGCGGACGTCGAGATCCAGGCGCGCGAGATGCTGTGGATGCGCGAGCGGATCGAGGAGCTCTACGTCGAGCACACCGGCCAGCCGCGCGAGCGCGTGCACCGCGACGTCGAGCGCGACCGCTTCCTGTCGCCGCGGGACGCGCTCGACTACGGGCTGATCGACGAGATCGTGGCGCGGCGCCCGGCGTAG
- a CDS encoding MotA/TolQ/ExbB proton channel family protein: protein MSVPAFAAPPLADVVTDALSGVAKVLEIPAHVGMLLLLLLLALELGRALTETWRRHRPGRLRLYDVATRALHEPRHAAPLSRLAPSPLAEKAVFAMATAVGTGRPEGVEHALADYELGVQRRLDRTRMLVRSGPALGLMGTLIPLAPGLAALGKGDFATLAGDLQVAFAATVIGILVGTGSFAMTLVRTRVYTEDLAALERAVSAGVPQAPEHHRVPAAVGEHDA, encoded by the coding sequence GTGTCCGTCCCCGCCTTCGCCGCCCCGCCGCTCGCCGACGTCGTCACGGACGCGCTCTCCGGCGTGGCGAAGGTGCTCGAGATCCCCGCGCACGTCGGGATGCTCCTGCTCCTGCTGCTGCTCGCGCTCGAGCTGGGCCGCGCGCTGACGGAGACGTGGCGCCGCCACCGCCCGGGCCGTCTGCGCCTGTACGACGTCGCGACGCGCGCGCTGCACGAACCCCGGCACGCCGCGCCGCTCTCGCGCCTGGCCCCGAGCCCGCTGGCCGAGAAGGCGGTCTTCGCCATGGCGACGGCGGTCGGCACGGGGCGCCCGGAGGGCGTCGAGCACGCGCTGGCCGACTACGAGCTCGGCGTGCAGCGGCGCCTGGACCGCACCCGGATGCTCGTGCGCTCCGGCCCGGCGCTCGGCCTGATGGGCACGCTGATCCCGCTCGCGCCGGGCCTGGCCGCGCTCGGCAAGGGCGACTTCGCCACGCTCGCCGGCGACCTGCAGGTGGCGTTCGCGGCCACGGTCATCGGCATCCTCGTCGGCACCGGGTCGTTCGCGATGACGCTCGTCCGCACCCGCGTGTACACCGAGGACCTGGCCGCGCTGGAGCGCGCCGTGTCCGCCGGCGTCCCGCAGGCGCCCGAGCACCACCGGGTGCCTGCCGCGGTCGGGGAGCACGACGCGTGA